In Sebastes umbrosus isolate fSebUmb1 chromosome 15, fSebUmb1.pri, whole genome shotgun sequence, the genomic window ctgcagcagttatttctgcacaaacgtccactgtacattcactagatattctcagagctaaactaactcttctgcagtgtttagtgtgcgcgcatgcgcgtgagagtggagcgaaagagtgagaacgagcgcggtgtgtgagtgaaggcaggcaggcagaggagcagaggagcagagactccggccctggagaacaaagctatggtctcccccacgtcctccgaccgcggccaacactgttttgcaagtcgggcttcactagatataactttgaggttttggtgcttccgtgtagtttgtgttggagtctgagtctgaacagcgtagccacacgcgagcgctcAAGGGACACTGACCcggatttatacgtgtaagaagttacaaacagtcccttcaaTATCAGGAGGTTTAACAGCAGCAGGTGGATCCTTGTCTGGACCTTAgccggactctggaggactgaTCAGACTGATTggctccacctgctgctgctgctataaaCCAGCACACCAGAGACAAACCCAGACCTGCTGTAGACCAGAACCAGACCTGCTGTTGCTATAAACCAGCAGACCAGAGCCAGACCTGCTGCAAACCAGAGCCAGACCTGCTACTGCTGCTATAAACCAGCAGACCAGAGCCAGACCTGCTGTAGACCAGGTGAGACTGTGACTCAGGTAAGTGGACTCCACTGATCCAGACTGGTTCTAGAGTTCAGCCTCAGGTGATCTTTAAAAACCCAGCAGGAGGTTTCACACCAGTTCAGATGTTGGTTTGGTGTTGCagcaacaggaagtgatgttAAACCTCCTGCTGAACCAGGTCTGAACCAGATCTGATTGGAACCAGATCTGTTTGGATCCACATGTTGATCAGTGATGATAAGGTGACCTGGTCTTCTGATGGGTTGTGTTTCCTCTTAGAGTCCACCTGACTTGGGTTAAGGTCCTCCTGTCCTCATGTCGTCTCTGCGGAGTCTGGTTCTGACCCCTCAGCGGACTCCGAGCTTCGTCATCGTGACCCGCAGTCCgctcctcttcctgtctccgCGGCTCCACCGGCGGTCCCCGGACCGGACGCGGCTGCTGTCGGACCCTGATGACAGTCCGGGACCAGATCCTCCTGAGGCCCTTCTCAGCCCTGCGGCCTCGCCCCGGTTTCTGCTGCACCGGCCGCGGATCAGACCTCCTCACCGAGCCGACACCACCTCTGATGCTGCAGAGTCTGCGGACACCGACCTGACGACGCGCGCCGCCATGTCGCTGCCGCACGTGCGGAAGGTGATCACGCCCTACGGATTCCGAGCCGTGCTGGCAGCGAGCCCGTGCACACGCCGGCGGGAGTCGCTGTTTCACCGGAACAAACCGGTGACGGTGACGGTCACTGACACGGACCAGCAGGACCCATGGGCGGACCCCCCTACTCCTCCTAATCCCGGTCCCGACAGGTCCCCGGTCTGTCTGCGGCCCATTAGAGCTTTTGGCCTGCAGGTGATggttttattataaataatagtgtttttattattatgtttatatattattattattaatgttattagtgtttttattatcagtgtttttattataaatggtattttattattagaaGACACAAAGAagccagattatttttttaaaaaccaaaCAAGAGCAACCCAGAGATACGAAGAGGTGAGCAGACATTAGAGAGCGAGGACGAGCTGTGGAaacatttctattattttttcccGTAAAGATGAAGAGAACCTGAACCTCACGTTTTCCATGTATAATAACTAAAGTAAGGTTGTTTTAATGTTCTTCAGGTGATGAAGGAGCTGAGGAGACCTGCAGCTGCCCTGAAGGCTCTGAGTCCCGCCACCAGGACGCGCCCCCGCTGACGTCACGTGGCGAGCTGATCATTCTCGTCTCTGTACATTTTTAActttaatattttaagaaaagtCTCTGTTGAGCGTCGTGTGTTtcactgacctttgacctccagctgTCAGTCAACATCAGTTTCCATGGTAACGGGAGTCATTTACAACCTCAGGTGCTTTGATTACTGCTCTAAAGCTAAagatcatatatttatataagaaATGAAAGTCATTAGTTGGTTCCAGC contains:
- the LOC119503830 gene encoding C2 calcium-dependent domain-containing protein 4C-like, whose product is MSSLRSLVLTPQRTPSFVIVTRSPLLFLSPRLHRRSPDRTRLLSDPDDSPGPDPPEALLSPAASPRFLLHRPRIRPPHRADTTSDAAESADTDLTTRAAMSLPHVRKVITPYGFRAVLAASPCTRRRESLFHRNKPVTVTVTDTDQQDPWADPPTPPNPGPDRSPVCLRPIRAFGLQVMKELRRPAAALKALSPATRTRPR